The following DNA comes from Erigeron canadensis isolate Cc75 chromosome 3, C_canadensis_v1, whole genome shotgun sequence.
TCGCGATCATGTTGCTTGATCAACTTCTCGCCCGAATATTCTGTCCGGTTGGCTTTTGAGCTTGATTTCTTTGAAGAACCTGCACCGTGTTTGGTGGTGGGCGTTGTCGTACCTCGGATCACTTCAGTTTGGCACCAATCACATAGCTCCGGAGGCCCGGATGCTTCGCTATAGTAGTTGCTACAATACCTGTACAATATATAGCATATTATGATTTAATTTCGTTAAAAGAATACtccatatagatatatattaagagTATTTgttaaaatgattttgatgatcaagccataatttaaaaatcattatatatgtatatgtagcAAATTAACTAGCAATATTAACGtaatattgtatgtaatgaCATAGCCATTaaggttaatatatatatatatacatacataagcAAGATTGTTATATGTAAGTACAATGACGtcgtatatatctataaattaataaacatgTAACGTTAAAAAGaatttatgtatgtttatcacccttgattaaaaattatatagattttataattTGAACAAGTGCGATGTGCACTTAAACCAagaaactagctagctagtcatAAAGAATTTATTTAAGAGAACAAAAAGATTTGCAGGCACAACACatggttttttttaatgtatttaagGTCAAGGTCAACATAAAATAGTAGTAGTacaaaacttaattaattaaggggtggcggtggtggtggtgggctGAGCCATTGGCGGTTGTTGTAATAGTAGCTAATTAGTaattacacacatatatatcttCTCACCTACGCAAGCCATGATGTGCATACCGGCCGGCCGGCCTCTTCTTGATtcataacataaaataaaataaaaattaaggttGTTCAAGAGTTTATGTTTCAAATCGATCATAAAAGTttcaaaagctatatatatatatatgtgatttaatttgtatctctctctctatatatatatatatatatatgcatatttataAGAAGAAGTTTCAATGTTAATTTGTCATGCATAAAAACTAACCTAAAGAGAATAGCATGAATATGAAAGGAAAGTTATAAGCTAGCTATCTAGATCGAAAAAATAAgaacaatattaataatatatgtttgtttgtgtACCATGGGAAAATCTTTTCTGTTTACCCGTTTATGTGTGTGCGCGCGCACGCGTGTTGTGTTGtgtgatatataaataaagagaaaGATGATGGAGAAATTAAACGTACGAGTGTTGGAAGCGGTGGTGGCACTTGATGCATCGGAAGATCTTGTCCGGGAAACCAACATCACCACACATGCAACAAATTCTTTCAACATCCACCATTATGTATGTTAAGACTTTATTTTGTagcttataattaattattccTAGAGAGAAAATTTATAAGAGATATATCGAGGTAAAGAATTGAAGGAGAAAAAGAAGATTAATGAGATGATGatgtgtgcgtgtgtgtgtatatatatatcttagatTGGATGTAGATGTATACGTGTGTGTATAGAAAGTGTAGGTGGGGAGAAGTGGGGTTGCACAAGTCGACCACAGGTTGCTTGCAGTCGTTTTCAGttatggaagagagagagaCTCAATAATATTTTGCATTAAAATGCCGAATATGTCCTTCGTTCATGGATGGAGACATGATGCAGAAAGGTCTCATACATTAAGAAAGGAGTAGTATTAACCATCAATATCTTAACAATCAAAAAAAGTTAACCATTGCATTGTCCTTGTCCCCCTTTTACATAAAAAGGATAAGAACTTGAAAATACCAACACCACACACATGGGTACGGTTTTTGTGATTGTGaaactttttaactaaaataagaatataaatagtatatgtattttaataacTAGCTAGCACATTATATTATAGAATAGAAGTTCTATATATCCCTTAGTTTTAAAGGATCATGTCAAACAACTTTCTTTCCTTCGGATTTTTAGCCGGAATAGTACTATACGTTAGGATAAGTTAATTAGTTTGGTGCGATGGCATAGGATTTGCAATCCAAATTTATCTAGTTCTTATCTCTAATTtcatgtatgatttttgtatGTATCCTTCCTCTAATGTCTTGTTACCaagtttattttaattagtGGCAAACTCGAACATTACCCATAGCATAATAATattcttaaaaatatatagtctTGATTGTATCCATGTAATGTAGCAACGACTAAGTTTTAACGTTTTAtattgattttcaaaaacttttgacAATTTTAATTACGACTTTTGGGAATTTTGAATATTTCATAAgcttcattaattaattagaaaaataatttataagatTACAATTAACACCATCAATAAAGAAAACTACGTGCTTGTAAAAACCATTATGtacgagtaataaataatacatcTTGACTCTTCCAATTtgatatctacatatatatattcaaatggGTTCATGATAGATTTCACTTAATTAGTTGAGGCTACAACCGAATTGGTCTTGGCAACGGGCCCGAAGAAACGGTGTATTAATTGAAAGGATCGAACAACTACTTGAAGAATTAAATGACTTAATTGTGCTGGTTTCGATATATCATGGCCCATTGATACTATTTATATATCGCAATACGGAGCTTTATTAATCTTTTTGGTCCTAGCTAGAAATTAagtagtagtagttcttcattaATTGTCAAAATTACGATCGAGGATGCACATCGGTCATTACCATCACCCCTAGCTAGGCCACTGCGGAAGAACCTAATTCTCACCAAGCAGGTCATCTTCTTGGTTAGTGCTTTTTTCATCAAAGGCTTCCCGGCCATTGGATGTATAAAAATTGGATCGACACGAGATATAAATGTTGTTGATCTTCACACATGTAATGCCCGGTTTGTGGCAATAGGGtcttgaaattgaaagttggagtttttttccaaattgGTGTAATGagaaaacttatttaccaaattcatatagttttaaaaatatttatcattttaaatatcatatttaattattattatatatgaaaaaacaaagcCGGATGACTAATTGTTTTATCTCAATGGCTCAAGTGGggaaaaaattataagaaaCAACCAAGAAGGAAGTTGGTCGAATGACCTTAATTAAGGTCACCCATAATTTTCAAATTATAGATCTTCATAACAGCTTATCGAATTATTGAAGTACACGTATACAATTTCTATAAAAACTACATGTTTTACGTAACAATTCATATCATAACACACTTACCGTTATCACTTAAACGAAGCTTTTTTATATTAGTAGAAAATATTGCTTTTAAATCTATTGTAACTCTTATATATCTTGATTTTCGATCATGGTCTTGATTACTTTtcgtatttttaaatttgatgtGGCTCTGACTCTAGAAATATAGAAAAACTACCATGCAACTTGTTGTTTACTGTTCGTAGATTTTCTAACCAATGTGTCATGATATTGTTTTCCATATATATTACGTACTATTTGTAAAACAATTAGGCCAAAACTTATGTTGCTTTTATAGGCAtgctataaaaaaattttaagttccaataaacaattaaataagATGTTTAATTGGGTTTTATActaaaattgtaaatatttttaaaatcatactagtttggtaaataagttttctTATTACACcaatttgaaaaaaaactcTTGAAAGCTAcctatatttttagaaaataaataaaggaaaCTAGATATAGAATTGAAATGATACTTATAAATCACTTGTTTAACAATATTTTCTATAAGATTCAGTTTTTACCTTCAAATCTAGCTTTTAGATATTTTAAGGTTATAAAtctactaattaattaacttaacgACACAAACTTATGCTCGATGTGTTACTCCCAAGTCGAAACGGCTGAACACCTCTTTCTATACTGCCGATTTGTGGATTCACTTTGCCAAACTCCTGGTGAAGTTTCAcagacaatataatatatatatgaaacatcTCATGGCCGGAGGCACACAAAAAAATGTTCTCAAATAACATGAAGACACTTTGGACAACCCGAAATGGGCGTACTATATATCTTTTCCAATTAAGACCCCCTCGCTTCGATTTGCAATCAAGAAACTACAAGGAAGTAGCTTCCTTTGGTTATCTAGTCATTCAACCCCAGAGACATGCATCGGTTCGATTTGCAATCAAGAAACTCAAAGGAACTAGCTTCCTTTGGCTATATATCTAATCGTTCAACCCCAGAGACATTTGGTTGGTCCCAATATAATGGAACTcttttaatcattaattttcCAGAATTAAAACCCATTATGCATGAACCTTGTACTATATATAATCTGAGTATGTGTTTTACTAGCCTCTTGCTAGTctacatattaataatatttgaatgttgagagaaataaaacaaaacaaaacatgagGGGCATGCATTAGGCGTAACTTTAAGGCACATGAATCTAGCTAGCTATTTGGGTGGTAGCTTTACAAGCATAGAATTCGGCTAAAGTTAATACAAAGAATATATATGGAAGCTTCAAtctcatgtttttcttttaggAAACCCATTTCCGGAACATGGTATTATTCGAGATACTACTAGTACAATTGATCAATTGTCcctcttaataaataaaataatctacTAAGCAAATTATTAACGTTTTGACAACCAAGAAATTGTGTTGCACGCTAGGTGAAGGGTTACGGGCAAAGGCATAGTGCTTGAAGGTGTTGGTAAAGACGGGCAGTGAACCGGTCCCTTcttcttttgttatttattatttatttatttttactttgatTGAAATGTTTGGGTATATTGTAGAGTATAATGAGATATTACATTTGAAAGTGACTATGTATGtagaaaaaccgaaaaagaaaacaaaaggataGCGAGAAAGTGATGCCAACGTgtcaatattttttaaaagtgatGAGTAAAGATTTACAAATAGTTTATACACCAACGGTATCACTCTCAAGAAGGCCATAAGAAAGACATATATGCAAAGACATTTCTAAATAGTCTGAAACTAGCTAGCTACGTACCTCCTAGAAatcttgtgtatatatatatatagaagaactTGATTGCAAGAACCATCGATCATTTTCACTTTAGCCTTTATTTCCACTTGCTATCTCGTACATTTCTTTGGTTTTATTCTCATTCCCGTgtatggtatatatatagacgATACCAAGAACAAAATCTTCTTTATAGATATGAACTTTCACTTAAACTAGTTTTGTGACAAAAAGAttaatatacggagtatatatgtCATTTTGCAATGGTAGCTTAATTAGTGTGAATAGACATGTAACATTAAACCAGAAAGGGAAAATTCGATAATGAGTTTGTTATCTATAGCGCTACTTATATGTTCCACTCAACTAGTATATTTAATTGAAAATAATAGTAGCCTAAAACCTAATTGACAATCGTTCTTGGACCAACATTTATGTTCAAGACTTGCCgttaattaacttttatatgCATGTGTTTAACCATTAAACACACGCTTGAATGGAGCATAAGGAATTAAGGATTACATTAAACAAAGCATAGTAGAGATCTCGaagtaaaaacttaaaattaccAAAGCTTACTCTCATACGTGGGTAATAACAACCTAAAGCAAAATAACATGTGGGCAAGGAATGGTCAACTTCATTTTGTTGTTGTCATCTCAAAGATGGGAAGAATCAATTATTAATAGTTGTGGGCTTGTGGGCTTGTGGGGTGACCTTTTAGGATCTTCATCAATCCAAGGTACAATATTGTTAGTACGTATCTTTTAACTTCAAGTGTATTGCATTATACAAATATCATTATATGGTAGCTAGTTAGCGACCCATGTACGTATAGATTTCATTATCATATTTAATGACCAAAATTAACATATATGCACTAGTAGCTCATTAACCCGAGTTCAATCCGGACTTATAAATATAAGTTTGGTAATATTAAATTACGTTTATGTTTAAGAATTATGAGAACCATACGCATAAACTCGGAATTGTATActttatatttcaaataaatataattagcttattaacccgcataatatgtaaataattttaaaaaatatatattaataaaagatgaaaatttaaaagaccatgtataaattattagagttttaaaaagaaaataaatacttattttttaatagaaaagtacatcataaatatcaaaaataaaaatgaaataaatttaaagaagGAAAGTgcttatctatactacattaaaaataaataaataagccCCCAAAAAATTAGATaagtatatttaattaatatgagaattaagctaaaaaaaaatcataaatcaatttaaattttaaataggatgatgttataaatcaaaataataaaaagaaataactaaTATAAAAAGTCTAATAATAACAAGtaagcattatttaaaaaattatgatgtcgtaagaattttattttaattatataagagattctattaattaaaataaaaaagaaaatgacaatGATGTATAAGTTGAATATACACTTTTTGATTGttcttaatataaataataaatacaaaaaaaaatacaaatgtaggtgacaaaaattttttatattcgTTAACCTAGCTAAGATTTTGCGTTATGTTCCTTATCTAAACAATATGAAAGAGAATCGAATTCTTGAGTTAATTACTGGGGAAATGGCATAAAAGTCACTCAACTTTTACCTTCCATTCAAggttcttttatttatattttttaaattaaggaTGTAACTTTGATATCCTTTTTCAAAAAAGGACTTTTGTAAGTTATCAAATTACCGACTGATAAACCACACATAATAATGTAACATTATACAAAACTcttttgtttaaaaaggaaaataaagtTGTGttcttaaattaaaaaataaaaagaagggtACGAaccttgattaaaaaaatagggAAAAGTTAAGTACTCCATCTTTTTATGCCTTTTGCCCTTAATTACAAGGTGAAGTTAATAAGACTAGCCCAAAGTATGTTGATAACTCTTCGCATTAGTATAAAATGAAAACCATAAGTTTAGACTATCTTATATATTATGATTAGATTAGATTGTACAAGACTAATTAAGGTTTGGTTTGCACCTTTGCAACGATGCTAAATCTAACGTAGCTATATATAGTTTAAAGGCTGGATTGAGAAAGTGTAATCTGGATTATTCAATATTATTTTGAATTCACGAGACCAttgttataaataatataatggaTTAATGGCTCTATTTTGATTTTAGCATTACGTCATACACTTAGACACATAAAGATCGATCAACACCAATTCTTACAATATTTTCCATCCAGGTTACATGAATGCTTAGGAAAGTGAAGTTTGAACATCTATCCATCTTTTGGTAGCCTAGATGGTTCGATCATGATTATCTATATTCCCTTATAGAAATTATTTAGCCTCCTATTTTTTGAGAACGTTAAGGTTTTTTGTGACTTTACCCTTTCGCCCTTAAGTTGTTAACCATATTTACCTCATTTCACTCACGATTAAATGTAATGCAATCAATTCAAATATTCACCTCGTATTTCCAGAAACTAATTCGCGTTTTATTTACGGTATACCTAATCTCCTAAAACATCTACACTACCCTATGCATCAGTTACTTATATCACTCGATGTCGCAATTGTCACCAACAGTCGTCTCCACTACCACATCATCAGCACCTCCATTACTGCTGCTCTGTGGATACCATTCTAGTGATCACATACAACCCCATCATACGCTTTAAAGTATTCATGAGCTTAATTGACACATTTTCCGCCATGAATGAGTTCAACATCAGGGGTTATAAACAAGAAATTGTCCTTAAATTGTTGTCTaaaataaatcaagattattatgatatatatgatagtgatgatttatttaatttaaataaaagatatatatcaCAATTGACATACGGCTTTCAATGGGTCCACAAGGTCAAGACTAATGAGATGTGAAAAGCCCATAGTACATTCTTAGGCCTTTAAAAAATAGTGGGAAATTATTAAAGTTACAAAAGCCCAAATCCAAAAATGGGACCCAGTTTCAACCACTATACAGGAAAAAGGGAAGCCAAGGAGTGTGTGATTCACTTCAACATGGGGCCACTCCCTATTTTATGATGAGGTGGTATGGGCCATAGAGTTGAGGTGTCTAAAAATCTGTATCAATCCACAAATCAAActaattttccattttttagTTTCTAAAGTAAAGATTGGTGTACAATCGTGGAATACTGTATATGGGGAAACGGTCATGATATCACCGTATACATCTTAGTAAAAAAAGACTTTTTTTAAGTAACATGAATTGGGAAAATCTGTTTACCcatttttaaaagaaagacTAGTTTTGATACATGTATGGTCTTTACGTTCAATATGCTTTTGAAATTCTTTATCGTTCAAGCGAAACAAATGCTGCTTTTATAAATAACAGATATCGGTTTCAATGTGGAAATTTGTTAGTCGTCGATACAAATTAATGTTCACTA
Coding sequences within:
- the LOC122593875 gene encoding uncharacterized protein LOC122593875; protein product: MVDVERICCMCGDVGFPDKIFRCIKCHHRFQHSYCSNYYSEASGPPELCDWCQTEVIRGTTTPTTKHGAGSSKKSSSKANRTEYSGEKLIKQHDREDASDQKAKSSSSNGAPSPKTATRRYKLLKDVMC